One window from the genome of Pirellulales bacterium encodes:
- a CDS encoding phage portal protein: protein MNETKTDSDTQAGAAANPRGALARLERRLVEAYLELGDRYVDPREALLDDDGSRWLELGAGATASTVVANEQELARVRRECRGLAATNEFAINGHENRVSYIVGAGHAYRATLKKGAAAPVGLAADTQRVLEDFLRDAKWQQRQQEIVRRRDRDGEAFLRFFTAPEGRLRLRFVEPSEVATPAARAVDAAASFGVLTDRQDVETPLAYYVGSEIVPADEIQHRKANVDRNVKRGLPLYYPVRKNLRRAEKLLRNMSVVSEIQSAIALIRRHASATRASVQRFVSDQADAAVTRGGRTTTFKQFGPGTILDAYGGLEYDFPTAGLDASRYVTVLQAELRAIASRLVMPEFMLTSDASNANYASTMVAEGPAVRMFARLQAEQIEDDLEVMWRAVRCAVDAGKLPNEALVAIEIQASPPSLAVRHPLEEAQVAEIQTRGGILSPQTWSLRSGLDYDQEQENLRGHAGRGD from the coding sequence ATGAACGAAACGAAGACCGACAGCGACACACAGGCGGGCGCCGCCGCCAACCCCCGCGGCGCCTTGGCGCGGCTCGAACGGCGGTTGGTCGAAGCGTATCTGGAACTTGGCGACCGCTATGTCGACCCGCGCGAGGCCTTGCTGGACGACGACGGCAGTCGCTGGCTGGAGCTGGGCGCCGGCGCGACGGCCAGCACGGTCGTCGCCAACGAGCAGGAACTGGCCCGCGTGCGGCGCGAATGTCGCGGCCTGGCGGCGACCAACGAGTTTGCCATCAACGGGCATGAGAATCGGGTGAGCTATATCGTGGGGGCGGGGCACGCGTACCGCGCCACGCTCAAGAAGGGCGCCGCCGCGCCTGTTGGCCTGGCGGCCGACACGCAGCGCGTGCTCGAAGATTTTTTGCGCGACGCCAAGTGGCAACAGCGGCAGCAAGAGATCGTGCGGCGGCGCGACCGCGATGGCGAGGCGTTCTTGCGGTTCTTCACCGCGCCCGAGGGACGGCTGCGATTGCGGTTTGTCGAGCCGAGCGAGGTCGCCACGCCAGCCGCCCGGGCCGTCGATGCGGCCGCCAGCTTTGGCGTGCTCACCGACCGGCAAGACGTGGAGACACCGCTGGCCTACTACGTGGGAAGCGAGATCGTGCCCGCCGACGAAATTCAACATCGCAAGGCGAATGTCGATCGCAACGTGAAGCGCGGGCTGCCGCTGTACTACCCGGTGCGGAAGAACCTGCGCCGCGCGGAAAAGCTGCTGCGCAACATGAGCGTGGTGTCGGAGATTCAATCGGCGATCGCGCTGATTCGGCGACACGCCAGCGCCACCCGCGCCAGCGTGCAGCGGTTTGTCAGCGATCAGGCCGACGCCGCCGTGACGCGCGGCGGACGCACCACGACGTTCAAGCAGTTTGGGCCGGGCACCATCCTCGACGCGTACGGCGGGCTGGAATACGACTTCCCAACCGCGGGACTCGACGCCAGCCGCTACGTCACGGTGCTGCAAGCGGAGTTGCGGGCGATCGCCAGCCGACTGGTGATGCCCGAGTTCATGTTGACTAGCGACGCGTCGAACGCGAACTACGCGAGCACGATGGTGGCGGAGGGTCCGGCGGTGCGGATGTTCGCGCGGTTGCAGGCGGAGCAGATCGAGGACGACCTGGAGGTGATGTGGCGCGCGGTGCGGTGCGCGGTTGACGCGGGCAAGTTGCCGAACGAGGCGCTGGTGGCGATCGAGATTCAGGCATCGCCGCCTTCCTTGGCGGTGCGGCATCCGTTGGAGGAGGCGCAGGTGGCGGAAATTCAGACGCGCGGCGGCATCCTCTCGCCGCAGACCTGGTCGCTACGGAGCGGGCTGGACTACGACCAGGAGCAGGAGAATTTGCGCGGGCACGCGGGGCGGGGGGATTAG
- the tnpA gene encoding IS200/IS605 family transposase — protein sequence MSQSLTKLYAHLVFSTKYRQPMLDESIRSRVHGFLAATLRELDSPWVVVGGVADHVHILFDMGKTHAPAEMVEHSKQESSKFVKSLGANYQGFYWQRGYGMFSVGPAQRDEAEAYVRNQEEHHRAKSFQEEFRAFLTRYRIPFDERFVWD from the coding sequence ATGTCGCAGTCACTTACCAAGCTTTACGCCCATTTGGTCTTTAGCACCAAGTACCGCCAACCCATGCTGGACGAATCAATTCGATCTCGCGTGCATGGATTCTTGGCCGCGACCCTCCGCGAACTCGATTCTCCGTGGGTCGTCGTGGGGGGCGTCGCCGATCACGTCCATATCCTCTTCGACATGGGCAAGACGCATGCGCCTGCCGAAATGGTTGAACATTCGAAACAAGAGTCTTCCAAGTTCGTCAAATCGCTTGGCGCGAATTATCAGGGGTTCTATTGGCAGCGCGGCTACGGGATGTTTTCGGTTGGCCCCGCGCAGCGGGACGAGGCCGAAGCGTATGTCCGCAATCAAGAAGAACATCATCGCGCGAAATCCTTCCAAGAAGAATTCCGCGCGTTCCTGACGCGCTACCGCATCCCCTTTGACGAACGATTTGTATGGGATTGA